One genomic region from Yersinia canariae encodes:
- the artP gene encoding arginine ABC transporter ATP-binding protein ArtP, which yields MSIQLNGINCYYGVHQALFDITLNCPAGETLVLLGPSGAGKSSLLRVLNLLEMPRSGTLQIAGNHFDFSQAPGAKAIRELRQNVGMVFQQYNLWPHLTVVQNLIEAPCRVLGLSKDEAMARAQKLLTRLRLTDFADRFPLHLSGGQQQRVAIARALMMEPQVLLFDEPTAALDPEITAQIVSIIRELAGTGITQVIVTHEVEVARKTASRVVYMENGHVVEQGDASHFTQPTTEAFASYLSH from the coding sequence ATGAGTATTCAACTTAACGGAATTAACTGTTACTACGGCGTACATCAGGCGCTGTTCGACATTACATTAAACTGCCCTGCGGGCGAAACCTTGGTGCTATTGGGGCCAAGTGGTGCGGGTAAAAGCTCATTACTGCGCGTACTTAACCTGCTGGAAATGCCGCGGTCAGGAACATTGCAGATTGCAGGCAATCACTTTGATTTTTCCCAGGCTCCGGGCGCGAAAGCTATTCGCGAATTACGCCAGAATGTGGGGATGGTCTTCCAACAATATAATCTATGGCCGCACCTCACGGTGGTACAGAATCTGATTGAAGCTCCTTGCCGCGTGCTGGGTCTGTCAAAAGATGAAGCCATGGCTCGCGCACAAAAATTACTGACACGTCTGCGTTTGACCGATTTTGCCGATCGCTTTCCGCTGCACCTTTCCGGTGGTCAGCAACAGCGAGTGGCAATTGCACGCGCGTTGATGATGGAACCACAGGTTTTGCTGTTTGACGAACCTACCGCGGCGCTTGACCCAGAAATTACCGCGCAGATCGTCAGCATCATCCGTGAATTGGCAGGCACCGGCATCACTCAGGTGATTGTAACCCATGAGGTTGAAGTCGCCCGTAAAACGGCCAGCCGTGTGGTTTACATGGAAAACGGCCACGTAGTTGAACAAGGCGATGCCAGCCACTTTACACAACCAACAACCGAAGCTTTTGCCAGCTATCTGTCACATTGA
- a CDS encoding arginine ABC transporter substrate-binding protein, whose protein sequence is MKKLLLATVLSGMVFSATAAETIRFAASATYPPFESIGANNEIVGFDMDLAKALCKQMEANCTFTNQAFDSLIPALKFKRYDAVISGMDITPERSKQVAFTQPYYANSAIVIAPKGKFSSFADLKGKKIGMENGTTHQKYLQDKHPEIQTVAYDSYQNAIIDLKNGRIDGVFGDTAVVNEWLKTNPNLASVGEHVTDPQYFGTGLGIAVRPDNTALLEKLNKAIEAVKADGTYKAINDKWFPQ, encoded by the coding sequence ATGAAAAAGTTACTATTGGCGACCGTTTTAAGTGGTATGGTTTTCAGTGCTACCGCGGCGGAAACCATCCGTTTTGCCGCCTCAGCAACCTACCCGCCGTTTGAATCCATCGGGGCCAATAACGAAATTGTTGGTTTTGATATGGATTTGGCAAAAGCATTATGTAAACAGATGGAAGCCAACTGTACTTTCACCAATCAGGCCTTTGATAGCTTGATTCCGGCGCTTAAATTCAAACGTTATGATGCGGTCATTTCCGGTATGGACATCACGCCAGAACGTAGCAAGCAAGTGGCATTTACCCAGCCTTACTATGCTAACTCCGCCATTGTTATTGCCCCGAAAGGAAAATTCAGTTCTTTTGCTGACCTGAAAGGCAAGAAGATCGGAATGGAAAACGGCACCACACACCAGAAATATTTGCAGGATAAGCACCCTGAAATCCAAACTGTGGCTTATGACAGTTATCAAAACGCCATTATCGACTTGAAAAATGGCCGTATTGATGGCGTGTTTGGCGATACCGCTGTAGTGAATGAGTGGCTGAAAACCAATCCGAATCTGGCATCAGTTGGTGAACATGTAACAGACCCACAATACTTCGGTACTGGGCTGGGTATTGCTGTACGCCCCGATAACACCGCGTTGCTGGAGAAATTGAATAAAGCTATTGAAGCGGTGAAAGCTGACGGGACATATAAAGCCATCAATGATAAGTGGTTCCCGCAGTAA
- the rlmC gene encoding 23S rRNA (uracil(747)-C(5))-methyltransferase RlmC, which translates to MHCAQYTAGTCRSCQWLDKPYPQQLADKQHHLKGLLSGHTVTQWLEPVFGRENAFRNKAKMVVSGSVERPLLGMLHRDGTPVDLCECPLYPASFAPVFAVLKIFIARAGLTPYNVARKRGELKFLLLTESTYRGELMLRFVLRSPTKLAQLRAALPWLQQQLPQLAVISANIQPVHMAILEGEQEVALTEQQALPEIFNQVPLFIRPQSFFQTNPQVAAALYATARQWVRERDINSMWDLFCGVGGFGLHCADADTELTGIEISAEAIACARQSADQLGLRKVNFAALDSTHFATAETQVPQLVLVNPPRRGIGAELCEYLSQMAPEFILYSSCNAETMAKDINLLADYHIERVQLFDMFPHTAHYEVLSLLIKR; encoded by the coding sequence ATGCATTGCGCACAGTATACGGCGGGCACCTGCCGTTCCTGCCAGTGGCTGGATAAACCCTATCCACAGCAACTGGCTGACAAACAACATCATTTGAAAGGTCTGTTATCCGGGCACACAGTCACTCAGTGGCTTGAGCCGGTTTTCGGGCGGGAAAATGCTTTCCGTAATAAAGCCAAAATGGTGGTCAGTGGCAGTGTTGAGCGCCCATTATTGGGGATGTTGCACCGTGATGGGACTCCGGTCGATTTATGTGAATGCCCTCTTTATCCCGCCAGCTTTGCTCCGGTTTTCGCGGTGCTGAAAATCTTTATTGCGCGCGCGGGCCTGACACCTTATAACGTGGCACGCAAGCGCGGTGAACTGAAATTTCTGTTGTTGACGGAAAGCACTTATCGTGGCGAGTTAATGCTGCGCTTTGTGCTGCGTTCACCAACCAAACTGGCGCAGTTACGCGCAGCTCTACCCTGGTTACAGCAACAATTACCGCAACTGGCGGTTATCTCTGCCAATATTCAGCCAGTGCATATGGCGATTTTGGAAGGGGAGCAGGAGGTTGCGTTGACTGAGCAGCAGGCACTGCCCGAAATATTTAATCAGGTGCCGTTGTTTATTCGCCCGCAAAGTTTTTTCCAGACTAATCCGCAAGTTGCAGCAGCACTGTACGCCACGGCGCGCCAATGGGTGCGCGAGCGGGATATTAACAGTATGTGGGATTTATTCTGTGGGGTGGGGGGCTTTGGTTTGCATTGTGCCGATGCTGACACTGAGCTTACCGGCATTGAAATCAGTGCCGAAGCCATTGCCTGCGCCCGCCAGTCCGCGGATCAATTAGGGTTAAGAAAGGTCAATTTTGCCGCGTTGGATTCAACACATTTTGCCACCGCAGAAACACAAGTGCCGCAATTGGTCTTGGTTAACCCGCCACGACGCGGAATCGGTGCCGAGTTGTGTGAATATCTCAGCCAGATGGCACCTGAATTCATTCTCTATTCAAGTTGTAATGCCGAAACAATGGCGAAAGATATCAATCTTTTAGCGGATTATCACATTGAGCGCGTGCAGTTGTTTGATATGTTCCCGCATACAGCTCACTATGAAGTTTTATCCTTACTTATTAAGCGCTAA
- a CDS encoding lipoprotein produces MKKKNIALILPLAILLSACTNNVSPAFKDISSRTAPCVDGGPDTVAQKFYDLRVQQIGNKSGLPDDNLSAQFRPYLSQALYEKIQTARKQAGNRTSSAVNTTQNINGDIFTSLREGSTSAEVASASTIPNTDARNIPLRVNLTHQSAGGQSVMWQDEVLMIREGTCWVVDDIRFMGVSAPASSLRQLLGDH; encoded by the coding sequence ATGAAAAAGAAAAATATTGCCCTGATCCTTCCTCTCGCTATTCTACTTAGCGCCTGTACCAACAACGTTAGCCCGGCATTTAAGGATATCAGCAGCCGGACTGCGCCTTGTGTTGACGGCGGGCCGGATACTGTCGCGCAAAAATTCTATGACCTGCGGGTGCAGCAAATCGGCAATAAAAGTGGCTTGCCCGATGACAATTTGTCTGCGCAATTTCGCCCTTATCTGAGCCAGGCACTTTATGAAAAAATTCAAACGGCCAGAAAACAAGCGGGTAATCGCACATCTTCAGCAGTGAATACAACACAAAACATTAACGGTGATATTTTCACCAGCCTGCGTGAAGGCAGCACCAGCGCCGAGGTTGCCAGTGCTTCAACCATTCCGAATACTGATGCCCGGAATATTCCATTGCGTGTCAATTTGACACACCAATCAGCCGGTGGGCAGTCCGTCATGTGGCAAGACGAAGTATTGATGATCCGCGAAGGGACGTGCTGGGTTGTTGATGATATCCGCTTTATGGGGGTTTCTGCCCCAGCCAGCAGCCTACGCCAACTGCTGGGTGATCACTAA
- a CDS encoding superinfection immunity protein — protein MSFIVNNLILIILYFVPFIIAKKRKHNSSGSIFLVNLLFGWTLIGWAIALVWSMSANVAPLGVIVKKDLKQHLPEIKCPFCGSMNVANTTICHACGKDQAIMAGSARLNSATKIVSYARKDSSAGISDLQGKPSKKYKSQININNN, from the coding sequence ATGTCTTTTATTGTCAATAACTTAATACTTATTATTCTTTATTTTGTCCCTTTTATTATTGCGAAAAAACGCAAACATAATAGCTCAGGTTCTATTTTTTTAGTTAACCTACTGTTTGGATGGACATTAATCGGCTGGGCGATTGCTTTAGTTTGGTCAATGTCAGCAAATGTCGCGCCATTAGGTGTGATAGTTAAAAAAGATCTTAAGCAGCATTTACCTGAAATAAAATGCCCATTTTGTGGTTCCATGAATGTTGCCAATACTACTATTTGCCATGCATGCGGGAAAGATCAGGCAATAATGGCGGGTAGTGCGCGGCTCAATTCAGCCACTAAAATTGTCAGCTATGCCAGAAAAGATTCATCCGCAGGGATTAGCGATTTACAAGGCAAGCCCAGCAAAAAATATAAATCTCAGATTAATATTAATAACAACTAG
- a CDS encoding YbjO family protein, which translates to MRLLFSSEAFSSATTTPVPVLIAGTAIIATRFLGVILLVATLGWEGTGSFIYESLQSWDSGLIFIASIFILLLELVCGVAVCLRQNWARWGYLVCQLLVIAYLLMASLDWLELDVDVFRIEGDTGAEILHSLLLQKIPDVVILGLLFFPWHRYFRSSK; encoded by the coding sequence ATGAGACTGTTATTTTCATCCGAGGCATTTTCATCAGCCACCACCACCCCCGTCCCGGTTTTAATTGCCGGAACGGCCATTATTGCTACCCGTTTCCTCGGTGTCATATTGTTGGTGGCGACGTTGGGTTGGGAAGGCACGGGCAGTTTTATCTATGAAAGCCTGCAAAGCTGGGATTCGGGCTTGATTTTTATTGCCAGTATTTTCATCCTGTTGCTAGAACTGGTTTGTGGTGTGGCGGTATGTTTGCGGCAAAACTGGGCGCGATGGGGTTATCTGGTATGCCAATTGTTGGTCATTGCTTATTTGCTGATGGCATCACTGGATTGGCTGGAGCTGGATGTCGATGTTTTCCGTATCGAGGGTGATACCGGTGCTGAAATCCTGCACAGTTTGCTGCTACAAAAGATCCCCGATGTGGTTATTCTTGGTTTGTTATTTTTCCCCTGGCACCGTTATTTCCGCTCGTCAAAATGA
- the artQ gene encoding arginine ABC transporter permease ArtQ: MNEFQPLASAAGMTVGLAVCALALGLVLAMLFAVCESSRWKVVSYLTTGWVTILRGLPEILVVLFIYFGSSQLLMMLSDGFTLNLYLFELPIKLNIDDFEVSPFLCGVIALALLYSAYASQTLRGALKAVPIGQWESGQALGLSPAAIFFRLIMPQMWRHALPGLGNQWLVLLKDTALVSLISVNDLMLQTKSIATRTQEPFTWYMIAAVIYLVVTLLSQYVLKWIELRTTRFERSPS, translated from the coding sequence ATGAATGAATTTCAACCTTTAGCAAGCGCCGCCGGCATGACCGTCGGCCTTGCCGTTTGTGCACTGGCCCTCGGCCTGGTTCTGGCGATGTTGTTTGCCGTCTGTGAATCATCGCGCTGGAAGGTTGTCAGTTACCTGACAACTGGCTGGGTCACCATTTTACGCGGACTACCGGAGATTCTGGTGGTTCTGTTTATCTATTTTGGCTCCTCTCAGCTACTAATGATGCTGTCAGACGGTTTTACCTTAAATCTTTATCTATTTGAGTTACCGATTAAGCTCAATATTGATGATTTTGAGGTCAGCCCGTTCCTGTGTGGGGTTATCGCCCTCGCCCTGCTCTATTCCGCTTATGCATCGCAAACGCTGCGCGGCGCACTGAAAGCTGTGCCTATCGGGCAGTGGGAATCAGGTCAGGCACTGGGTTTGAGTCCGGCGGCTATTTTCTTCCGTTTGATTATGCCGCAAATGTGGCGTCATGCTTTACCCGGCTTGGGCAACCAATGGCTGGTGTTATTAAAAGACACCGCATTAGTGTCGCTGATTAGTGTCAATGACTTGATGCTGCAAACGAAAAGCATTGCCACCCGCACTCAGGAACCTTTCACCTGGTACATGATTGCTGCGGTAATTTATCTGGTCGTGACCCTGCTGAGCCAATACGTCCTCAAATGGATCGAACTCCGTACCACCCGTTTTGAACGGAGCCCATCCTGA
- a CDS encoding NAD-dependent epimerase/dehydratase family protein: MKVLVTGATCGLGRNAVEYLRRQGIKVIATGNNPAMGALLTKIGAEFIHADLTNLVSSQAKAMLADVDTLWHCSSFTSPWGTEQAFEQANVRATRRLGEWAAAYGVENFIHISSPAIYFDYHHHRNIQEDFRPARFANEFARSKAAGEEVIQQLALSNPQTHFTILRPQSLFGPHDTVMLPRLLQMIKYYGTLLLPRGGNALVDMTYLENAVHAMWLATQSQNTQSGRAYNITNQQPRPLRTIVQHLLEELGMTCRIRSVPYPMMDIMARTMEKLSNKAEKEPILTHYGVAKLNFDLTLDTHRAELELGYRPQVSLDEGIIRTARWLKEHGKLRG; encoded by the coding sequence ATGAAGGTATTGGTCACCGGTGCAACCTGCGGGTTAGGCCGAAATGCCGTTGAATATCTCCGTCGTCAGGGCATCAAAGTCATCGCCACCGGCAATAATCCGGCGATGGGCGCATTATTGACAAAAATAGGCGCTGAATTTATTCATGCGGACCTGACGAATCTGGTTTCCTCACAGGCAAAAGCCATGCTGGCCGATGTTGATACTCTGTGGCATTGCTCCAGTTTTACCTCGCCATGGGGCACCGAGCAAGCTTTTGAGCAGGCAAACGTCCGGGCTACGCGGCGCTTGGGGGAATGGGCCGCCGCTTATGGCGTGGAGAACTTCATTCATATTTCCTCCCCTGCCATCTATTTTGATTATCACCACCACCGTAATATTCAGGAAGACTTCCGCCCGGCACGTTTTGCCAATGAGTTCGCCCGCAGTAAAGCCGCGGGAGAAGAGGTTATTCAGCAATTAGCGCTATCCAATCCCCAGACTCATTTTACTATTTTGCGCCCACAAAGCCTGTTCGGCCCTCATGACACCGTGATGCTGCCGCGCCTGCTACAAATGATTAAATATTATGGCACCCTGCTACTGCCCCGCGGCGGTAATGCACTGGTGGATATGACTTATTTGGAGAATGCGGTACACGCAATGTGGCTGGCGACTCAAAGCCAAAACACCCAATCTGGCCGGGCTTATAATATTACCAACCAACAACCCCGCCCGCTGCGCACTATCGTGCAACACCTACTTGAAGAGCTGGGTATGACATGCCGTATTCGCTCAGTACCTTACCCGATGATGGATATCATGGCCCGAACCATGGAGAAACTGAGTAATAAAGCCGAAAAAGAACCCATATTGACACATTATGGTGTCGCCAAACTCAATTTTGACCTGACACTGGATACCCACCGCGCGGAATTAGAATTAGGTTACCGCCCGCAGGTGTCATTGGATGAAGGTATTATCCGTACTGCCCGCTGGTTGAAAGAGCATGGTAAATTGCGTGGCTGA
- the artJ gene encoding arginine ABC transporter substrate-binding protein: MKKLIIAAVLASISLSASAAETIRFAAEATYPPFEFIDANNKMQGFDIDLANALCKEMQAECTFTNQAFDSLIPSLKFKRFDAVISGMDITPERQKQVAFSQPYYENSALFIAEKGKVADLAALKGKRVGMQNGSTHQKYLMDKHPEITAVPYDSYQNAILDLKNGRLDAVFGDTAVVNEWLKQNNQLAPVGDKVTDTDYFGTGLGIAVRQNNTELQGKLDAALAKVKADGTYQTIYKKWFQQ; the protein is encoded by the coding sequence ATGAAAAAATTAATAATTGCTGCAGTCCTCGCCAGTATCAGTTTGTCTGCCTCTGCCGCTGAAACTATCCGTTTCGCTGCTGAAGCAACTTACCCACCATTCGAATTTATTGATGCCAATAATAAGATGCAGGGCTTTGATATCGATCTGGCTAATGCGCTGTGTAAAGAGATGCAAGCAGAGTGTACCTTTACTAATCAGGCCTTTGACAGTTTGATCCCAAGCTTGAAATTTAAGCGTTTCGACGCGGTCATCTCTGGGATGGACATCACCCCTGAGCGCCAAAAACAAGTAGCTTTCAGCCAGCCTTACTATGAAAACTCAGCGCTGTTTATTGCTGAAAAAGGTAAAGTGGCGGATTTAGCGGCTCTGAAAGGCAAACGCGTTGGGATGCAAAACGGTTCTACCCATCAAAAATATCTGATGGATAAACATCCTGAAATTACTGCCGTGCCTTATGACAGCTATCAGAATGCGATTCTTGACCTGAAAAATGGCCGTTTGGATGCAGTATTCGGTGATACTGCGGTGGTCAATGAGTGGCTCAAGCAGAACAACCAACTGGCTCCAGTGGGTGATAAAGTGACTGACACTGACTATTTCGGTACTGGTTTAGGTATTGCCGTTCGTCAGAACAACACTGAATTACAGGGTAAGTTAGATGCTGCACTGGCGAAAGTTAAAGCAGATGGCACCTATCAGACAATTTACAAAAAATGGTTCCAGCAGTAA
- the artM gene encoding arginine ABC transporter permease ArtM, producing MLEYLPEILKGLHTSLTLTIASLLVALVLSLLFTIVLTLKTPIITPLVKIYITLFTGTPLLVQIFLIYYGPGQFPAIREYPWLWNLLSQPWLCAMIALALNSAAYTTQLFYGAVRAIPAGQWQSCEALGMSKAQSLRILLPFAFKRALSSYSNEVVLVFKSTSLAYTITLMEVMGYSQLMYGRTYDVMVFGAAGLVYLVVNGLLTLMMRLVERRALAFERRN from the coding sequence ATGCTGGAATATTTACCCGAGATATTAAAAGGGCTGCACACCAGCCTGACATTGACCATTGCGTCTTTACTGGTTGCTTTGGTGCTGTCTTTACTGTTTACCATTGTGTTGACGCTAAAGACCCCCATCATCACACCGCTGGTCAAAATCTACATCACGCTGTTCACCGGCACGCCGTTGTTGGTGCAGATCTTTTTGATCTACTACGGCCCAGGGCAGTTCCCGGCGATTCGTGAGTACCCGTGGTTATGGAACCTGCTGTCGCAACCATGGCTGTGCGCAATGATTGCCCTAGCATTGAACAGTGCGGCCTATACTACTCAGTTGTTTTATGGTGCAGTCCGAGCCATTCCTGCGGGTCAATGGCAATCTTGTGAAGCGCTGGGGATGTCTAAAGCCCAGTCGCTACGCATCTTGCTGCCATTCGCCTTTAAACGCGCGCTTTCCTCCTATTCCAACGAAGTGGTTTTGGTGTTCAAAAGTACCTCACTGGCTTACACCATTACATTGATGGAAGTAATGGGTTACAGCCAACTGATGTACGGCCGAACTTATGACGTGATGGTCTTTGGTGCAGCAGGCCTTGTTTATCTGGTTGTGAATGGGTTGCTGACCCTGATGATGCGCTTGGTAGAGCGCAGAGCACTGGCGTTTGAGCGGCGCAATTAA